In a single window of the Gossypium hirsutum isolate 1008001.06 chromosome A13, Gossypium_hirsutum_v2.1, whole genome shotgun sequence genome:
- the LOC107898601 gene encoding serine acetyltransferase 1, chloroplastic yields the protein MKVLGTPRPLPLALDTNDSRVLSHTHSSPSVLSSTKHSHKLSKSMATCIDTSRTTEPSRVSQRPNRSQPDEIHYKYVKFCRPTFTDHVSSIPFSENHTNGIHTRKIADLSFEEEGEVAEIGSLWLKMNEEARLDAEQEPILSNYYYSSILSQNSLECALANHLSIKLSNSSLPSCTLFDIFMGVVLEDKGIVKAVKEDLKAVKERDPACISYVHCFLNYKGFLACQAHRIAHNLWSQGRKVLALLIQNRVSEVFAVDIHPGAKIGSGVFFDHATGVVVGETAVIGNNVSILHNVTLGGTGKVCGDRHPKIGDGVLIGAGTCILGNIKIGDAAKIGAGSVVLKDVPPKTTAVGNPARLIGGLENPVKLDKIPSFIMDHTSHITEWPDYVI from the coding sequence ATGAAAGTTCTGGGGACACCTCGTCCCTTACCCCTTGCTTTAGATACCAACGACTCTCGTGTTCTCTCTCATACACACTCTTCTCCATCAGTACTCTCATCCACGAAACATTCTCACAAGCTTTCCAAATCCATGGCTACTTGTATCGACACCTCAAGAACAACCGAGCCTTCCCGAGTTTCCCAGCGTCCAAACAGGTCTCAACCTGATGAAATCCATTACAAGTATGTAAAATTCTGCAGACCCACTTTTACTGACCATGTTTCAAGCATACCCTTTAGCGAAAACCACACAAATGGCATCCACACCAGAAAAATTGCTGATTTATCTTTTGAAGAAGAAGGAGAAGTAGCAGAGATTGGTTCTTTATGGCTGAAAATGAACGAAGAGGCAAGGTTAGATGCTGAGCAAGAGCCCATCTTGTCAAATTATTATTACAGCTCAATTTTGTCTCAGAATTCATTAGAATGTGCTTTGGCAAACCATTTGTCAATCAAGTTAAGCAATTCAAGTCTTCCAAGTTGTACTCTGTTTGATATATTCATGGGGGTTGTTTTGGAAGATAAAGGAATTGTAAAAGCTGTCAAGGAAGATTTAAAAGCTGTTAAAGAAAGAGACCCTGCATGTATAAGTTATGTGCATTGCTTTTTGAATTATAAAGGGTTCCTTGCATGTCAAGCACATAGGATAGCACATAATTTATGGTCACAAGGGAGGAAAGTTTTGGCCTTGTTGATACAAAATAGGGTGTCTGAGGTTTTTGCTGTGGATATTCATCCTGGGGCTAAGATTGGGAGTGGAGTATTTTTTGATCATGCTACTGGAGTTGTTGTTGGAGAGACTGCTGTTATTGGAAACAATGTATCAATCTTACATAACGTGACATTAGGAGGAACTGGTAAGGTTTGTGGTGATAGACATCCAAAGATTGGAGATGGAGTTTTGATTGGTGCTGGCACTTGTATTTTGGGAAATATTAAAATTGGTGATGCAGCTAAGATTGGTGCTGGCTCTGTGGTGTTAAAGGATGTGCCTCCCAAGACTACTGCCGTCGGGAACCCGGCTAGATTGATTGGAGGCCTGGAGAACCCCGTTAAGCTTGACAAGATTCCAAGTTTTATCATGGATCATACTTCACACATTACTGAATGGCCTGACTATGTCATATAG